The following proteins are encoded in a genomic region of Acidobacteriota bacterium:
- a CDS encoding caspase family protein: protein MSFRPIPGRFGGPPVIGCRLQGWLGLGVAWVLSLMVLAPVQPAQAQEAPRKYALLIGINEYTAEMENVPRLRFARNDAEQLCEELEQRGWDARKVVDEDASRRRIIQELMRIAAVAKPQDTVLVYFAGHGLRDKVGREHTYWLTYPSTLSSLAVDALRLTHLMEYVGDIPAGRKVVILDHCHSGDVDRVALDGGPARGVGEPAAGGAGESLSRDAAGRPQVTRNLFPKEGFVQTVEDAGISGLVVLGAARDDAYEFDDLGHGMFTYGLLKALRDPETDVDEDKMLSFQELWVSARDEMMRQAQLKGVVQEPIEVTQGKNLSLWNDLFEAALGSDDDLAAERDALQQFLTQLDSDVSDLPLDLAEEQRWNRVLVACVASLMGWHMALASDPPQEPNELDLEIVNELKAVQHLSGQSTMTMKVMLEIKVEGLIGRGGETP, encoded by the coding sequence GTGAGCTTCCGCCCCATTCCTGGCCGCTTCGGTGGGCCGCCGGTCATCGGCTGCCGCCTTCAGGGCTGGCTTGGCCTGGGGGTGGCGTGGGTGCTCTCGCTGATGGTGCTGGCGCCGGTGCAGCCGGCCCAGGCCCAAGAGGCGCCGCGCAAATACGCCCTCCTCATCGGCATCAATGAATACACCGCCGAAATGGAGAACGTGCCGCGGCTGCGCTTCGCCCGCAACGACGCCGAACAGCTTTGTGAGGAGTTGGAGCAAAGGGGTTGGGACGCCCGCAAGGTGGTGGATGAAGATGCCAGCCGCCGCCGCATCATCCAGGAGCTGATGAGGATCGCGGCGGTGGCCAAGCCTCAGGACACGGTGCTGGTTTACTTTGCCGGTCACGGTCTGCGGGACAAGGTGGGCCGAGAGCACACCTATTGGTTGACCTATCCCTCCACGCTCTCGAGCCTCGCCGTCGACGCCCTGCGGCTCACCCACCTGATGGAGTACGTCGGGGACATCCCCGCCGGCCGCAAGGTGGTGATTCTCGACCATTGTCACAGCGGCGACGTCGATCGCGTGGCGCTGGACGGCGGTCCGGCCCGGGGGGTCGGAGAGCCGGCTGCTGGTGGTGCCGGGGAAAGTCTGAGCCGCGATGCCGCTGGCCGGCCGCAGGTGACCCGCAATCTCTTCCCCAAAGAGGGCTTTGTTCAGACGGTGGAGGACGCGGGCATCTCGGGGCTGGTGGTGCTGGGGGCGGCCCGGGACGACGCCTATGAATTCGATGATCTGGGCCACGGCATGTTCACCTACGGGCTGCTCAAGGCCCTGCGGGATCCAGAGACGGACGTCGATGAGGACAAAATGCTCTCCTTCCAGGAGCTCTGGGTCTCTGCCCGCGACGAGATGATGCGGCAAGCGCAGCTAAAGGGGGTAGTCCAGGAGCCCATCGAGGTCACCCAGGGGAAGAACCTATCTCTGTGGAACGACCTTTTCGAGGCGGCCCTGGGAAGCGACGACGACCTGGCGGCGGAGCGCGACGCATTGCAGCAGTTCCTCACCCAGCTGGATTCGGATGTCTCGGATCTTCCCCTCGACCTAGCCGAGGAGCAGAGATGGAACCGGGTGCTGGTGGCCTGCGTCGCCTCCCTCATGGGTTGGCACATGGCGCTGGCGAGCGACCCTCCTCAGGAACCTAATGAGCTGGATCTGGAGATCGTCAATGAGCTGAAGGCCGTGCAGCACCTGTCGGGGCAGTCGACGATGACCATGAAGGTCATGCTCGAAATAAAAGTTGAAGGCCTGATCGGGCGGGGAGGGGAAACACCATGA